In one Nitrospirota bacterium genomic region, the following are encoded:
- the secF gene encoding protein translocase subunit SecF, which produces MLELIKNTKIDFMGKKKIAFIFSGIISIIGIIAIIQIATGKANLGIDFAGGTAIQLKFEKPVVLHDVRKALEDGGLKDFDLQDLPTVNKILIRVKNTEQKLGQTSSEATGILSRKFSDNKYVVDSTTEIGPKVGGKLRADAAKAIGVAVLGILAYVAFRFKFNFGVGATIATFHDVLAVLSVFYLMGHEINLILVTALLTIAGYSLTDTVVVFDRIRENMKVRHKEPLESIMNASINEVLSRTIITSLTVLLTSVALFFFGGEVIHDFALAMIMGVVIGTYSSIFIASPTVLLWGRKKTFARRP; this is translated from the coding sequence ATGCTGGAGTTGATTAAAAATACAAAAATAGATTTCATGGGTAAAAAGAAAATTGCATTTATATTTTCAGGGATTATTTCAATTATTGGCATAATCGCCATAATCCAGATAGCAACCGGAAAGGCAAACCTCGGAATTGATTTTGCAGGCGGCACTGCAATACAGCTTAAATTTGAAAAGCCTGTGGTGCTTCATGACGTGAGAAAGGCGCTCGAAGACGGCGGCCTTAAAGATTTTGACCTGCAGGACCTGCCTACCGTAAACAAGATTCTCATAAGGGTAAAAAATACAGAGCAAAAGCTCGGGCAGACGTCAAGCGAGGCAACAGGAATTCTTAGCCGGAAATTTTCTGACAATAAATATGTTGTCGATTCCACGACTGAGATTGGGCCTAAAGTGGGCGGCAAACTCAGGGCGGATGCAGCCAAGGCAATAGGAGTTGCAGTTTTAGGGATACTCGCATATGTCGCATTCAGGTTTAAATTCAACTTTGGAGTGGGCGCTACAATAGCGACATTCCACGATGTGCTTGCTGTTCTTAGCGTGTTCTACCTTATGGGGCACGAGATAAACCTGATTCTCGTTACAGCCTTGCTCACGATTGCAGGCTATTCGCTTACGGATACGGTTGTTGTTTTTGACAGGATACGGGAAAACATGAAAGTGAGGCACAAAGAACCGCTTGAGAGCATAATGAATGCAAGCATCAACGAGGTTCTTTCAAGGACGATAATTACTTCTCTTACAGTGCTTTTGACGTCAGTTGCGCTCTTCTTTTTCGGCGGCGAGGTTATACACGACTTTGCGCTTGCTATGATAATGGGAGTTGTCATCGGCACGTATTCTTCAATATTCATTGCAAGCCCCACAGTTTTGCTCTGGGGAAGGAAGAAGACGTTTGCAAGAAGGCCGTAA
- a CDS encoding DHH family phosphoesterase has translation MHRKWLVSRTNPDYIKYLSKAVSVSPAFAQVLVSRGIKTPQAINDFLNPHISGLSDPFEIDGVKTAVERIKHAADTNETVLVHGDYDADGLTATAIMVHALRTSGIEVHYFIPDRIAHGYGFNPVAVEEAKRLGATLIITVDCGITSFDAAACAKKEGIDVIITDHHEPVVSAEEQQSSRAEGYCATALLRYLLPEAVAVINPKLSSSGSPLSILSGAGLAFKIAQALSTVHSSQFAVNDLLDLAAIGTMADVVPLTGENRILVKEGMKLIHEGRRQGIRTLKSAAGLDKRELRAGLLSFTLIPRINAAGRISDASDVVRLLLSETEGEAEDLGSWLNKLNSERQKIEEAVYQKARKALQGAHDERVIVLSGEGWHQGVVGIVASRIAEEFYRPTVILSIEDGIAKGSGRSIPSFDLCSGLAECKEFLLSFGGHRQAAGVRLKVENIPLFEKAMQRIVETALSKEDLVPSLEIDADVALSEVNHGLIREIAMLEPVGYSNKEPFLAARKLEVVNPRIVGNNHLKMKLKHGAHSVDVIGFDMGSTEVSGAVDAVFTPALNEYNGNSYLQLSLKAIRPSK, from the coding sequence ATGCATAGAAAATGGCTTGTAAGCAGGACCAATCCCGACTATATCAAGTATCTGTCAAAGGCTGTCTCTGTCTCTCCTGCCTTTGCGCAGGTGCTGGTAAGCAGGGGGATAAAGACGCCGCAGGCAATCAATGACTTCCTGAACCCGCATATCTCCGGCCTTTCAGACCCTTTTGAAATTGACGGCGTAAAAACTGCGGTTGAGAGAATAAAGCATGCTGCCGATACTAACGAAACTGTTCTTGTTCATGGCGATTATGATGCTGACGGGCTTACTGCAACTGCGATAATGGTTCATGCGCTCAGGACATCCGGGATAGAGGTCCATTATTTTATCCCCGACAGGATTGCTCACGGATACGGGTTTAATCCTGTCGCTGTGGAGGAGGCAAAGAGACTTGGAGCAACCCTCATAATCACTGTTGACTGCGGCATAACATCTTTTGACGCCGCTGCCTGCGCAAAGAAGGAAGGGATTGACGTCATTATAACAGACCATCATGAACCGGTTGTCAGCGCAGAAGAGCAACAGAGCAGTAGAGCAGAAGGCTACTGCGCTACTGCGCTACTGCGCTATTTGCTTCCTGAGGCGGTTGCAGTAATAAATCCTAAACTTTCATCTTCCGGTTCTCCGCTCTCAATTCTCTCAGGCGCAGGTTTGGCATTCAAGATTGCACAGGCATTATCCACGGTTCACAGTTCACAGTTCGCGGTTAACGATTTGTTAGACCTTGCAGCAATCGGCACAATGGCAGATGTTGTTCCTCTCACAGGAGAAAACAGAATTCTTGTGAAAGAAGGGATGAAGCTTATTCATGAAGGACGGAGGCAGGGGATAAGGACGCTCAAAAGCGCAGCAGGCCTTGATAAAAGAGAGCTCAGAGCCGGGCTTTTATCTTTCACCCTGATACCGCGGATAAATGCGGCAGGCAGGATTTCTGATGCCAGTGATGTAGTCCGTCTTTTATTGTCAGAGACGGAAGGAGAAGCGGAAGACCTCGGTTCATGGCTTAACAAACTGAACTCTGAGAGACAGAAAATAGAAGAAGCGGTTTATCAAAAAGCCCGCAAGGCGTTACAGGGTGCGCATGACGAACGTGTAATAGTGCTCTCAGGAGAGGGATGGCATCAGGGCGTTGTCGGTATTGTCGCATCAAGGATAGCAGAGGAATTTTACCGCCCCACAGTTATCCTCTCCATAGAGGATGGAATCGCAAAAGGCTCCGGAAGGAGCATTCCTTCTTTTGATCTGTGCAGCGGACTTGCTGAATGCAAAGAATTCCTCCTGTCTTTCGGAGGACACAGGCAGGCAGCAGGCGTAAGGCTTAAGGTTGAAAACATCCCGCTTTTTGAAAAGGCGATGCAGCGCATAGTTGAAACCGCTCTGTCTAAAGAAGATCTTGTCCCCTCACTGGAGATTGATGCGGATGTGGCGCTCTCTGAGGTTAATCATGGCCTTATCAGGGAGATTGCAATGCTTGAGCCGGTGGGTTACTCTAATAAAGAACCGTTCCTTGCAGCCAGAAAACTTGAGGTTGTCAATCCAAGGATAGTAGGCAACAATCACCTGAAAATGAAACTAAAACACGGCGCGCATTCAGTGGATGTAATAGGATTTGATATGGGAAGCACAGAAGTGTCCGGCGCAGTAGATGCTGTATTTACTCCGGCGCTTAATGAATATAACGGAAACAGCTATCTCCAGTTAAGCCTCAAGGCAATAAGACCAAGCAAGTAG
- a CDS encoding bifunctional (p)ppGpp synthetase/guanosine-3',5'-bis(diphosphate) 3'-pyrophosphohydrolase, with protein sequence MAEDVVTIDDLIKKVLSYNPDADVELLKKAYIFSSEAHGDQTRIEGSPYIEHPLAVASILADMKMDTTTIAAGLLHDTIEDTTITAKDMKSHFGNDVSFLVNALTKLSRMEFMTKEEAQAENFRKMLLAMAEDVRVILIKFADRLHNMKTLEHLPEEKRKRIAAETLDIYAPIANRLGIGWLKTEFEDRSFKFMMPELYEEIVKKIAKRKEEQEVYLREVVKEIETRLKEENIAGKASYRIKHSYGIYQKMQKQGITFEQIQDVLGIRIITDTKANCYAIMGIIHSLWTPVPGRFKDFIGVPKSNMYQSLHTTVIGPKGERVEFQIRTADMNRVAEEGIASHWKYKEKGALTEKDSRYIAWLRDLVQSQKELPDAKDFLEEVKGAVVPDVVYVFTPRGDIKELPSGSTPVDFAYSIHTQVGHKCVGAKVGGRIVPLRYQLKNGDTLEIITSPTHKPSRDWLKFVVTQRAKTRIKQWINTEERTQGVELGIKLLESELKKHNMSNALMKSDEILQAAKSLGVSSLEELFVSVGFGKISPHQVINKLMPEKPAEEVTLKPVKPSAEQKGISIKGIDNILYHTAKCCYPVPGDSLVGFITRGKGVTIHNKKCHNLERLAVDNARLVDVEWRQDGEARYPARLLVESVDKPGVLANLSTLVSSENVNISQLQAISTPDQKAQITFIVEVRDKKQLAAIIQKIASMDGVLRVKR encoded by the coding sequence ATGGCTGAAGATGTTGTAACGATTGACGATTTAATAAAAAAAGTGCTTTCTTACAACCCTGATGCAGATGTTGAACTCCTGAAAAAAGCATATATCTTTTCCAGCGAGGCTCACGGCGATCAGACACGGATAGAAGGCTCCCCGTATATAGAACATCCCCTCGCTGTCGCATCTATTCTTGCGGATATGAAGATGGATACAACCACTATTGCCGCAGGGCTTCTCCACGACACAATCGAAGACACAACCATAACGGCAAAAGACATGAAATCCCATTTTGGGAATGACGTCTCATTCCTTGTAAATGCCCTGACGAAATTAAGCAGGATGGAGTTCATGACAAAGGAGGAGGCGCAGGCGGAAAATTTCAGAAAGATGCTTCTGGCAATGGCAGAGGATGTGCGCGTAATACTCATAAAATTTGCCGACAGGCTTCACAACATGAAGACCCTGGAACACCTCCCTGAAGAAAAGAGGAAGAGGATTGCCGCTGAAACGCTTGATATTTATGCGCCTATAGCAAACAGGCTCGGGATTGGCTGGCTGAAGACGGAGTTTGAAGACCGCAGCTTTAAATTCATGATGCCGGAACTGTACGAAGAGATTGTAAAGAAGATTGCAAAGAGGAAAGAGGAACAGGAAGTTTATCTCAGAGAGGTTGTGAAGGAAATAGAGACAAGGCTCAAAGAGGAAAATATAGCAGGGAAGGCCTCATACAGGATAAAACATTCCTACGGCATCTATCAGAAGATGCAGAAGCAGGGCATTACATTTGAGCAGATACAAGATGTCCTTGGAATCAGGATTATCACGGACACAAAAGCCAATTGCTATGCAATCATGGGCATCATCCACTCGCTCTGGACGCCTGTGCCGGGCAGGTTCAAGGATTTCATCGGCGTCCCGAAATCAAATATGTATCAGTCATTGCACACCACAGTAATCGGGCCTAAGGGCGAGAGGGTTGAGTTCCAGATAAGAACTGCTGATATGAACAGAGTTGCGGAAGAGGGCATAGCGTCCCACTGGAAATACAAAGAAAAAGGCGCTCTCACTGAAAAAGACAGCAGGTATATCGCCTGGCTCAGAGATCTGGTGCAGTCCCAGAAAGAGCTTCCCGATGCAAAGGATTTTCTTGAAGAGGTAAAGGGGGCTGTTGTGCCTGACGTTGTTTATGTCTTTACTCCCAGAGGCGATATTAAGGAACTTCCCTCAGGTTCAACCCCTGTTGATTTTGCATACAGCATCCATACGCAGGTCGGACACAAATGTGTAGGCGCAAAGGTTGGCGGCAGGATTGTGCCATTGAGATACCAGCTAAAAAACGGCGATACGCTGGAGATAATAACCTCTCCGACGCACAAGCCGAGCAGGGACTGGCTGAAATTCGTTGTAACGCAGCGCGCAAAGACCAGGATAAAACAGTGGATAAATACAGAAGAGCGGACGCAGGGTGTGGAGCTTGGCATCAAACTTCTGGAAAGCGAGCTGAAAAAACATAACATGAGCAATGCGCTCATGAAATCCGATGAGATACTGCAAGCGGCAAAGTCTCTGGGAGTGTCTTCACTTGAAGAGCTTTTTGTATCAGTAGGATTCGGAAAAATTTCACCGCATCAGGTAATAAATAAACTGATGCCTGAAAAACCTGCGGAAGAGGTTACTCTAAAACCTGTTAAGCCTTCAGCAGAGCAGAAAGGGATAAGCATAAAGGGAATAGACAACATCCTCTACCATACGGCGAAGTGCTGTTATCCTGTGCCCGGAGACAGCCTCGTAGGGTTTATTACAAGGGGCAAGGGGGTGACAATCCACAACAAGAAGTGTCATAACCTTGAAAGGCTTGCAGTTGATAATGCGCGGCTTGTTGATGTTGAGTGGAGACAGGATGGCGAAGCAAGATATCCTGCAAGGTTATTGGTTGAATCAGTGGATAAGCCTGGTGTGCTTGCCAACCTCAGCACGCTTGTGTCATCCGAGAATGTCAATATCAGTCAGCTTCAGGCAATTTCAACTCCTGACCAGAAAGCGCAGATTACGTTCATTGTTGAGGTCAGGGACAAAAAACAGCTTGCAGCCATTATACAGAAGATAGCGTCAATGGACGGCGTATTAAGGGTGAAAAGATAA
- a CDS encoding peptide chain release factor-like protein — MIGKFSVSAVKENTLRAKMLALNIRETDIEESFIRSGGKGGQNVNKTSTCVYLRHIPTGIEVKCQKERAQSLNRYHARIILVKKIEQLIKGRESEEKTRIEKIRRQKRKRSKRAKEKMLTEKRIVSEKKRLRSKIVYDS, encoded by the coding sequence ATGATTGGGAAATTTTCTGTCAGCGCTGTCAAGGAAAACACTCTCAGGGCAAAGATGCTGGCTCTTAACATCCGTGAAACTGACATAGAAGAGTCTTTTATCCGTTCAGGAGGAAAGGGCGGGCAGAACGTGAACAAGACCTCCACATGCGTTTATCTCAGGCATATCCCGACAGGGATTGAGGTTAAATGCCAGAAAGAACGCGCGCAGTCTCTTAACCGCTATCATGCAAGGATAATCCTTGTTAAAAAAATAGAACAGCTGATAAAAGGCAGGGAAAGCGAAGAAAAAACGCGGATAGAAAAAATCCGGCGCCAGAAGAGAAAGCGTTCAAAAAGGGCCAAGGAAAAGATGCTCACTGAAAAAAGAATCGTATCTGAAAAGAAAAGGCTCCGCTCTAAGATTGTCTACGACTCGTAG